GCGCCGAGAATCCCGGACTGCGCCGCAGCATGCGCAGGCCAAAACGCAGATCTTTGAGGACATTCTCAATGAAGTTCACGTTGCGCGCCTCGCGGCATTCCTCCTTCATTGGCTCAAGATGTCCCATTTCATGGCGAGCGGCGATACGAGCAGCTTCCAGCGTCATTCCCTGTGCGCGATACTGCTCGACTAAACTTTGGAGATGAAACTCGATCTCCTCGTGAAGCTCGTGCTCAGCTTGTTCTCTGCGGAAGAGCGAACGCATCCGAAGCGGGACTTGGTAATACCAGCGCATATTCCACCTGTACTGTTAAGAAGTCTCGAGGATGAGATCGATCGCCCCAGAGAGTCGTTTCCACTGTGCCTGCTGTTGGCGTAAATACTTGGCTCCATCGCGCGTGAGCGAGTAGTACTTTGCGCGACGATTGTTCTCTGATTCGCCCCACTTGGCCTGTATCCAACCATGCTGCTCAAGCCGGTGTAACGCGGGATAGAGCGCGCCTTGCCCGACTTGCAGGACTTCGTTGGAAATCTGGCGGATACGCTGCGCAATGCCCCATCCATGCATCGGCTGCAGCGCGACCGTCTTCAGAATCAGGACGTCCAACGTCCCCTGGACGAGATCTGTTGGTTTCCCCATATCACTCCTGTCAATAATCGACAGGAGGATACCTTGGACTCCTATCAACCGTCAAGGGAAGCAAAGAAGTCAGATTTTTTGCTGCTGAAGGTGGCAAATCGGGGACGGGAAACCCGGGCATAGCCTCAGGCTATCGCCGATTTTCCGGAAGAGCGTTTCGCGATAAGGAAATGACATCGATGTGAGATGTGCCTCGCGGAACAGGTGCAGGCCGAAGTCGGGCGTCGCGGAAGGTTCAGCCGCGACTGAAAGTCATCAAATGGACGGTGGTGCACGCTGATCCTGATCACAATCTGGATTTCGTGCGAGATACCT
The genomic region above belongs to Terriglobales bacterium and contains:
- a CDS encoding PadR family transcriptional regulator → MGKPTDLVQGTLDVLILKTVALQPMHGWGIAQRIRQISNEVLQVGQGALYPALHRLEQHGWIQAKWGESENNRRAKYYSLTRDGAKYLRQQQAQWKRLSGAIDLILETS